A window of Branchiostoma floridae strain S238N-H82 unplaced genomic scaffold, Bfl_VNyyK Sc7u5tJ_818, whole genome shotgun sequence contains these coding sequences:
- the LOC118409013 gene encoding TNF receptor-associated factor 2-like gives MPGLSVKLKGEGTDPKYCCSSCGLLLNEPRQTSCGHRYCKSSVEDLTRPDGGQCKVPSCGQHIKIEDVFPDKAIEREIKSIPVLCNNDDDGCKWEGLLKDLKAHLDECEYEKIACIHKNCGEKIPRRDLSKHLNENCGFRSAACQFCKESHPFKDIANHQESCPMAPARCKWCGKKGLTRSQLQDHQHPQTGDCPNMKLPCHFEPVGCTEKLERKQHGDHQKKTITAHLNMVLAMLLQLATNVEGLRDEDVEARENMRAAIPRLDKNLNDQITKVSELERKLSSYQSEGATGSGSSGLKALENRIEQIRAKVEDLIKKLAAWEPRVGTFEGIVAVLNREIEKCSSQMEAYERQRRQDREIIETLERKVRSLERIIALKDVALAEQDLRIQTLELTSYDGILTWKIADFTRKRHDAITGKTASFYSPCFFTSRTGYKMCARIYLNGDGMGKGTHVSLFFVVMRGHYDGLLRWPFRQKVTFMLLDQNNREHVIDAFRPDPTSSSFQRPTSDMNIASGCPLFVPLSQLDSSSHAYVRDDTMYLRVIVDTSDLN, from the exons ATGCCTGGTTTATCGGTGAAACTAAAAGGAGAGGGGACCGACCCGAAGTACTGCTGCTCGTCCTGTGGTCTCCTGTTGAACGAGCCACGGCAGACATCCTGTGGACATCGGTACTGCAAATCCAGCGTGGAAGACCTTACTAG ACCTGATGGGGGACAATGCAAGGTGCCATCATGTGGACAACATATTAAGATTGAAGAC GTTTTCCCGGACAAGGCCATTGAGAGAGAAATAAAAAGCATTCCAGTTCTCTGCAACAATGACGATGATGGCTGCAAATGGGAGGGACTACTGAAGGACCTTAAG GCTCACCTCGATGAATGTGAGTATGAGAAGATTGCCTGCATTCACAAGAACTGCGGGGAGAAAATCCCAAGGAGGGACCTTTCCAAACATCTTAATGAAAACTGTGGGTTCCGGTCTGCTGCCTGCCAGTTTTGTAAGGAGTCTCATCCATTCAAGGACATCGCG AACCACCAGGAGTCGTGCCCCATGGCCCCTGCCCGGTGTAAGTGGTGCGGTAAGAAGGGTCTGACCCGCTCACAGCTGCAGGACCATCAACATCCGCAGACTGGAGACTGTCCCAACATGAAACTGCCGTGTCACTTCGAACCGGTCGGGTGTACAGAAAAG CTGGAAAGGAAACAACATGGCGACCACCAAAAGAAGACCATCACAGCTCATCTCAACATGGTTCTGGCCATGCTCCTCCAACTGGCAACAAACGTGGAGGGGCTCCGAGATGAGGACGTTGAGGCACGCGAGAACATGCGAGCTGCCATTCCTCGACTGGACAAGAATCTCAATGACCAAATCACCAAGGTTTCTGAGCTAGAGAGGAAACTTTCCAGCTATCAGTCAGAAGGGGCAACAGGATCAGGATCAAGCGGCTTGAAGGCACTGGAGAATCGAATTGAACAAATTCGGGCAAAGGTTGAAGATCTTATAAAGAAGCTCGCCGCTTGGGAACCGAGAGTTGGCACGTTTGAGGGGATTGTTGCCGTTCTGAACCGTGAGATCGAGAAATGTAGCTCCCAGATGGAGGCGTACGAACGACAACGTCGCCAGGACAGGGAGATCATCGAGACTCTGGAGAGGAAGGTCAGATCTCTGGAAAGGATCATCGCTCTGAAGGACGTTGCCCTCGCGGAACAAGACCTCCGGATCCAGACCCTAGAACTGACCAGCTATGACGGCATCCTGACATGGAAGATCGCAGACTTCACACGTAAGCGTCACGACGCCATCACGGGGAAGACAGCAAGTTTCTACTCGCCATGTTTCTTCACCAGCCGTACAGGGTACAAGATGTGCGCCCGGATCTACCTGAACGGAGACGGGATGGGGAAGGGCACTCATGTCAGCCTGTTCTTCGTCGTCATGAGGGGGCACTACGATGGGCTGCTGCGCTGGCCTTTTCGTCAAAAG GTGACCTTCATGCTCCTGGACCAGAACAACCGTGAACACGTGATCGACGCGTTCCGTCCTGACCCGACCAGCTCGTCCTTCCAGCGGCCCACCAGTGACATGAACATCGCCAGTGGATGTCCGCTCTTCGTGCCGCTCAGTCAGCTGGACAGCAGCAGCCACGCCTATGTGAGAGACGACACCATGTACCTCCGTGTTATTGTCGACACGAGTGATTTAAACTAA